From one Henningerozyma blattae CBS 6284 chromosome 1, complete genome genomic stretch:
- the TSR1 gene encoding small subunit rRNA maturation protein TSR1 (similar to Saccharomyces cerevisiae TSR1 (YDL060W); ancestral locus Anc_4.244) → MAGHSHRSSIKNGHKGFKSKHSSKGALKRLHKGKVEKDIKTGKSNKISSKLQRKNKSKQLRLKKIMDTLEVRKLFEGSSGAEKIITIIPLTPDIDAGDIVSKLLAQSSELSENDLDSLIKMGNSAFIKDFHIKKFKSTLKIIVPDMSNFLNVLDCAKVADIVVFGLSGTSEVDQEFGEQVIRALELQGIASYIGVVPNLSKVHPKEKFQLDVKQSLESYFKHFFPNEDRIYNLEKPAESLNALRILSQRFPRGVTWRDQRGYLLADQIDFVEISEDAGQLVVQGTVRGIGFNANRLVHIPGLGDFQVEAIERISASGRSKKNNTKELDLDLQNVFQSNDNRETLDEYIPYDAEMEDWSDYGEDFQYDNLTAARYDEHGYLPRSQQEDKIKRVPKGTSKYQAMWYLNDVIEVSDDEEIEEEEDIMVANNNNEDEQMYDDMAELSNVTSKLGTQSDAQTDGPEEIFEDLSPEEEERQWMQYKSLEKDDLDFPDEIELNPNESAIERLMRYRGLKNLHNCVWDYDEKDPEKPAEWNRLLRIGNYKNTKAKLNKEAINDAQVVAGDRAKISINFPKVLLEKIGDPSQLAFVIYGLLSHEHKNAMVNFSIQRWEEYENPVPSEEQLIVQYGARRYIIRPQFSSASNTSNNVHKYERFLHPDTISIATCMAPVDFTQSPAIFFKPKVSDVKGLELVGFGSFLNTDHTRILAKRAVLTGHPFRFHKSVLTVRYMFFRPEDVEWFKSIPLFTKTGRSGFIKESLGTHGYFKATFDAKLSAQDVVAMSLFKRMWPLPSLPWST, encoded by the coding sequence ATGGCTGGTCATTCGCATAGATCATCCATTAAAAATGGCCATAAAGGCTTCAAATCAAAGCACTCTAGTAAAGGTGCTTTGAAAAGACTCCACAAAGGTaaagttgaaaaagatattaaaactGGTAAATCTAATAAGATATCTTCCAAGTTACAacgtaaaaataaatcgaAACAattaagattaaaaaaaataatggatACCTTAGAAGTAAGAAAATTGTTTGAAGGTAGCTCCGGTgctgaaaaaattattactatcaTTCCATTGACTCCAGATATCGATGCAGGTGATATTGTTTCGAAATTATTAGCTCAATCCAGTGAATTATCTGAAAATGACTtagattctttaataaagatgGGTAATTCTGCATTTATTAAGGATTTTCACattaagaaattcaaaagcactttaaaaattattgttcCTGACATGTCTAACTTTTTGAATGTTTTAGATTGTGCCAAAGTTGCAGATATCGTAGTATTTGGTTTAAGTGGTACATCTGAAGTTGATCAAGAATTTGGTGAACAAGTTATCAGAGCATTAGAATTACAAGGTATCGCATCATACATTGGTGTTGTTCCTAACTTATCAAAGGTTCATCCAAAGGAGAAGTTTCAATTAGACGTTAAACAATCTTTGGAAAGTTATTTCAAGCATTTCTTCCCAAACGAGGACCGAATTTACAATTTAGAGAAGCCTGCTGAATCTTTGAATGCTCTCAGGATTCTATCACAAAGATTCCCTCGTGGTGTCACTTGGAGAGATCAAAGAGGCTACTTGCTTGCAGATCAGATTGATTTTGTTGAAATATCAGAAGATGCTGGCCAGTTGGTAGTCCAAGGTACTGTTCGTGGGATTGGTTTTAATGCCAACCGCTTAGTTCATATTCCTGGTCTAGGTGACTTTCAAGTTGAAGCCATCGAAAGAATTAGTGCTTCTGGAAGatctaagaaaaataataccaaaGAACTTGATTTGGATCTCCAAAACGTTTTTCAATCAAATGATAACAGAGAAACGTTAGATGAATATATTCCATACGATGCTGAAATGGAAGATTGGTCTGACTATGGCGAAGACTTTCaatatgataatttaaCTGCAGCGAGATATGATGAACATGGTTATCTACCTCGTAGCCAGCAGGaggataaaataaaaagagtTCCAAAAGGTACCTCAAAATACCAGGCTATGTGGTATCTAAATGATGTTATTGAGGTAAGTGAcgatgaagaaattgaagaagaagaagatataaTGGTggcaaataataataatgaagatgaacAAATGTATGATGATATGGCAGAGTTATCAAATGTTACCAGCAAACTTGGAACTCAAAGTGACGCTCAAACAGATGGACcagaagaaatatttgaagatttaaGTCCAGAAGAAGAGGAACGCCAGTGGATGCAGTATAAATCGTTAGAGAAAGACGACCTAGACTTCCCAGATgaaatagaattaaatCCAAACGAATCTGCTATTGAACGTCTAATGAGATATAGAggtttaaaaaatttacacAACTGTGTTTGGGATTATGATGAAAAGGATCCAGAAAAGCCAGCTGAATGGAATCGTCTATTGAGAATAGGCAACTACAAAAATACAAAGGCTAAACTAAATAAAGAAGCTATTAATGATGCTCAAGTAGTCGCTGGGGATCGTgctaaaatttcaattaatttccCAAAAGTCTtacttgaaaaaattggagATCCCAGCCAATTAGCATTCGTTATCTATGGGTTATTATCACACGAACATAAAAATGCAATGGTTAACTTCAGTATTCAAAGATGGgaagaatatgaaaatCCAGTTCCATCTGAGGAGCAATTGATAGTTCAATATGGTGCAAGAAGATATATCATTAGACCACAGTTCTCATCTGCATCTAACACATCCAACAATGTTCATAAATACGAAAGATTCTTACATCCGGATACTATATCAATTGCAACATGTATGGCCCCTGTTGATTTTACACAATCTCCTGCTATATTTTTCAAGCCTAAAGTTTCTGATGTAAAAGGTTTAGAACTAGTAGGGTTTGGTTCCTTCTTGAATACAGACCATACAAGAATTCTTGCAAAGAGAGCAGTTCTTACAGGTCATCCATTTAGATTCCATAAATCTGTCCTTACAGTTCGTTATATGTTCTTTAGACCAGAAGATGTGGAATGGTTCAAATCGATTCCACTATTCACCAAGACAGGGAGATCTGGTTTTATCAAAGAAAGTTTGGGTACTCATGGTTATTTCAAAGCTACATTTGATGCTAAGTTATCTGCTCAAGATGTGGTAGCAATGTCCTTATTCAAACGTATGTGGCCTTTACCATCTTTACCATGGTCTACTTAA